Proteins co-encoded in one Desulfitobacterium hafniense DCB-2 genomic window:
- a CDS encoding P-loop NTPase: MKIAISGKGGVGKTTFAANLAHYLSEQGMRVLAVDADPDASLGTVLGIAEDALNRLRPIVDMKELIEQRMGGSGAFYPLNPQVDDILDDYSVQVGPIRFFRMGNVKGGGTACYCKENSFLHALVNSLILSEQDTVILDMGAGIEQLTRGTAQGVDVLVIVTEASTVSAHTVRVIQKLAQELGIPKVSVIGNKIRSSKDEDFLKAQFTEDELLGLIPFSEELLDMSIHTDNSSFPKGAPGSQLESVYRKLMEGRDI, encoded by the coding sequence ATGAAGATTGCGATTTCAGGCAAAGGCGGGGTCGGCAAGACAACATTTGCAGCTAATTTGGCCCATTACCTGTCCGAACAGGGGATGAGAGTCCTGGCTGTTGATGCTGATCCGGACGCCAGCTTAGGAACAGTCTTAGGTATTGCAGAGGATGCTTTGAACCGTTTGCGTCCCATTGTTGATATGAAAGAACTCATCGAACAACGCATGGGCGGAAGCGGTGCCTTTTATCCCTTGAACCCCCAAGTGGATGACATTTTGGATGATTACTCCGTTCAAGTGGGTCCCATCCGCTTTTTCCGCATGGGCAATGTCAAAGGGGGAGGTACAGCCTGCTATTGCAAAGAGAACAGTTTTTTGCATGCTTTGGTCAACTCCTTAATTCTCTCTGAACAGGATACCGTCATTTTGGATATGGGTGCCGGCATCGAACAGCTTACCCGAGGAACTGCCCAGGGAGTTGATGTTTTAGTCATTGTCACAGAGGCCAGCACAGTGAGCGCTCATACTGTCCGGGTCATTCAGAAGCTTGCCCAAGAATTGGGAATTCCTAAAGTCTCCGTCATCGGCAACAAAATCCGCTCCAGCAAAGACGAGGATTTTCTCAAAGCACAATTTACGGAAGATGAGTTGCTCGGCTTGATTCCTTTTAGCGAGGAATTACTCGATATGTCTATTCATACGGATAATTCTTCTTTTCCCAAGGGTGCTCCAGGTTCCCAATTAGAATCTGTCTATAGAAAACTAATGGAGGGGAGGGACATCTAA
- a CDS encoding DegV family protein — MKKTAIIMDSTGYLTNDIIEEHDIRVVTLNVNIGDETFPEIDLTNRDFFGKLEQLSGSSTTSQPSVGAFLEVYKAVLAEGYEEIISIHLSEKISGTYASAIMAKDLLENPHIHIFDSGSSALGLGLLTWAAADWAREGLNAQEILGKLETLRPLCELYFIVDTLEYLHRGGRIGGASALFGTLLQIKPILYFNTEGIIDVFDKVRSKNRALQRVYKELERALASQKPHRIAVMHVGAEAEAVSIAEELSQKYQGQDIRIFEAGPVIATHVGPGAVGLVFHPWPH, encoded by the coding sequence TTGAAAAAAACCGCAATCATTATGGATTCCACGGGATATTTAACAAACGATATAATTGAGGAACATGATATTCGTGTCGTCACCCTGAATGTGAACATTGGTGATGAAACCTTTCCGGAAATCGATTTAACCAACAGAGATTTCTTTGGTAAACTGGAGCAGCTCTCCGGTTCCTCAACGACCTCCCAGCCTTCGGTAGGCGCCTTTTTAGAAGTCTACAAGGCAGTGCTGGCTGAAGGCTATGAGGAGATTATAAGTATTCATCTGTCCGAAAAGATCAGCGGTACTTATGCCTCGGCCATTATGGCCAAAGATTTGCTGGAAAACCCGCATATCCATATTTTTGATTCAGGTTCTTCAGCTTTAGGATTAGGTTTGCTGACCTGGGCGGCTGCTGATTGGGCCAGGGAAGGGCTTAATGCTCAGGAGATTTTGGGAAAGCTGGAAACATTGCGCCCCCTCTGTGAGCTTTATTTCATTGTCGACACATTGGAATACCTGCACCGGGGAGGGAGAATTGGGGGGGCTTCAGCCCTTTTCGGCACCTTGCTGCAAATAAAGCCTATTCTCTACTTTAATACTGAAGGTATTATTGATGTCTTTGATAAAGTTCGTTCAAAAAACCGGGCCTTGCAAAGAGTTTATAAAGAGCTTGAACGAGCCTTAGCTTCGCAAAAGCCCCACCGGATTGCCGTGATGCATGTTGGCGCCGAAGCTGAAGCGGTCAGCATAGCCGAAGAACTGTCCCAGAAATACCAGGGTCAGGATATCCGGATTTTTGAGGCAGGTCCTGTTATTGCTACTCATGTAGGCCCGGGGGCAGTCGGGCTGGTTTTTCACCCCTGGCCGCACTGA
- a CDS encoding glycine betaine ABC transporter substrate-binding protein — protein sequence MDTSQTTEEYEEKGKVTMMMKKNLMMWSLVGVLMLALVGCSSSAAKSGESITVGSKNFTENIIIAHMMADLVEAHTDLTVDRKVNLGGSNVAWTALENNDIQMYPDYTGTIVANYYQEATGTSEETMAKTLELTAEDNLKALGSLGFNNTYTLAVTKETAQKYNLKTYSDLVGVSEQLVLGCEFEFKDRPDGYPGLQDTYNMNFKEVKGMDHGIMFRSLVEGEVDVVDAYATDGQIKVFDLVILEDDREFFPPYDCLPLVRQDTLDQYPELEEILNKLAGQINEADMQELNAKVDDQGMKEDVVAHDFLVSAGLIKE from the coding sequence GTGGACACTTCGCAAACTACCGAAGAGTATGAAGAGAAAGGAAAGGTGACTATGATGATGAAAAAGAACCTTATGATGTGGAGTTTGGTTGGTGTGTTGATGCTTGCTTTAGTGGGCTGCAGCAGCAGTGCGGCAAAGAGTGGCGAAAGCATCACAGTCGGCTCGAAAAACTTTACGGAGAACATTATTATTGCTCATATGATGGCTGACCTGGTGGAAGCACATACGGATCTAACCGTGGACAGAAAAGTTAATCTTGGCGGCTCCAATGTAGCCTGGACGGCTTTGGAGAACAATGACATCCAGATGTACCCTGATTACACCGGAACTATTGTAGCCAACTATTATCAGGAAGCAACCGGAACATCGGAGGAAACTATGGCCAAAACCTTGGAGTTAACGGCTGAAGATAATCTAAAGGCTTTGGGGTCGCTGGGTTTCAACAATACTTATACTCTGGCAGTGACTAAAGAGACAGCGCAAAAATATAATCTGAAAACCTACAGCGATTTGGTTGGAGTATCGGAACAGTTGGTTCTGGGCTGTGAATTTGAATTCAAAGATCGGCCGGATGGCTACCCGGGGCTTCAAGACACATACAATATGAACTTCAAGGAAGTCAAAGGTATGGACCATGGCATCATGTTCCGCTCTCTGGTCGAGGGTGAGGTTGATGTGGTCGATGCTTATGCCACCGACGGCCAGATTAAAGTCTTCGATTTGGTCATTTTGGAGGACGACCGGGAATTCTTTCCACCCTATGATTGTCTGCCTTTAGTTCGCCAGGACACCCTTGACCAATACCCGGAACTGGAAGAGATTCTGAATAAACTTGCCGGACAAATCAACGAGGCGGACATGCAAGAACTAAATGCTAAAGTGGATGACCAGGGCATGAAAGAAGATGTTGTCGCTCATGACTTTCTGGTATCCGCAGGGTTAATAAAGGAATAA
- a CDS encoding ABC transporter permease: MRNESLWTQIILQLEMRWPDLTAALLQHIELVFISMLIAITIGVPLGILITRVKALEGPVLGVAGILQTIPGLALLGFMIPLFGIGIKTAVAALFLYSLLPIIRNTFTGIKDVDKATIEAAKGMGMTDWQILTKVQLPLALSVMMAGIRTATVINVGTATLAAFIGAGGLGDFIFIGISRNLDALVLIGAFPAALLALLLDWLLGRLEKTTTPRGLKV, encoded by the coding sequence ATGAGAAATGAGTCTTTATGGACCCAGATTATACTTCAGTTGGAAATGCGTTGGCCTGACTTAACAGCGGCTTTGCTTCAGCACATTGAGTTGGTCTTCATTTCCATGCTGATTGCCATTACCATTGGTGTTCCCCTTGGTATTCTGATTACCCGTGTCAAAGCCTTGGAAGGGCCTGTTCTGGGCGTAGCCGGTATTCTTCAGACTATCCCAGGTCTGGCTTTGCTGGGTTTTATGATTCCTCTTTTCGGGATCGGTATCAAAACAGCGGTGGCGGCCTTGTTCCTGTACTCCTTGTTGCCCATTATCCGCAACACCTTTACCGGTATTAAGGATGTAGATAAAGCGACCATCGAAGCGGCTAAAGGCATGGGGATGACAGATTGGCAGATCCTTACTAAAGTCCAGCTGCCCCTTGCCCTGAGTGTCATGATGGCCGGGATCCGCACCGCTACCGTCATTAACGTTGGTACAGCTACCCTGGCGGCTTTTATCGGTGCCGGCGGTCTGGGGGATTTCATCTTTATTGGTATATCCAGAAACCTGGATGCCCTGGTGCTGATTGGAGCTTTTCCGGCGGCGTTATTGGCCCTGCTGCTTGATTGGCTGCTGGGCAGGCTGGAAAAAACAACCACACCAAGGGGGCTGAAGGTGTAG
- a CDS encoding ABC transporter ATP-binding protein: MIKFENVSKKYDDGTEAVKSLNFEINSGELMVLIGPSGCGKTTTMKMINRLIPHTGGKITIDGQDIDSIDPVPLRRNIGYVIQQVGLFPHYTIENNIALIPRLKKWPESKLKERVAYLMDVVGLDAGVFAKRYPRELSGGQQQRVGVARALAANPDIILMDEPFGALDPMTREQLQDELLRIQSEMHKTIVFVTHDMDEALKLGDRIAVLRDGELLQLDTPDQLLSNPAHGFVEEFIGKNRIYQNPDYIPITDIMRDNPAIILPSKTPVVAISFMRQRKTDTLIVCDEKGKLLGIIPSYELHAKKEMIQTLAEIVQPVDRVLANTATAKDALQMINTAAYGIIPVVNELQKVVGAVTRGSLLSFFANQWSGEGEGADEK; this comes from the coding sequence ATGATCAAATTCGAAAATGTCAGTAAAAAATACGATGATGGTACCGAAGCCGTGAAATCACTTAATTTCGAGATAAACAGCGGCGAACTGATGGTACTCATCGGCCCCAGCGGCTGCGGAAAGACAACGACGATGAAAATGATTAACCGCCTGATTCCTCATACAGGGGGAAAAATCACCATTGACGGGCAGGATATCGACAGCATTGACCCGGTGCCTCTCCGCCGCAATATCGGCTATGTCATTCAGCAGGTAGGTTTGTTTCCGCACTATACCATTGAAAATAACATAGCCCTGATACCGAGGCTGAAAAAATGGCCGGAGTCGAAGCTCAAAGAACGCGTTGCTTATCTGATGGATGTAGTGGGGCTGGACGCCGGAGTATTTGCCAAACGCTATCCCCGGGAGCTTTCCGGTGGGCAGCAGCAGCGGGTGGGGGTGGCCAGGGCCCTGGCAGCCAATCCCGATATTATTCTCATGGATGAGCCTTTTGGGGCACTGGATCCCATGACCCGGGAGCAGCTTCAGGATGAATTGCTGCGCATTCAGTCGGAAATGCATAAAACCATTGTTTTTGTTACCCATGACATGGATGAAGCCCTCAAGCTTGGCGATCGTATCGCTGTTTTACGGGATGGCGAGCTGTTGCAGCTGGACACCCCCGACCAATTGCTGAGCAATCCTGCCCATGGCTTTGTTGAGGAATTTATTGGCAAGAACAGAATCTACCAAAACCCGGATTATATTCCCATTACCGATATCATGCGTGACAACCCGGCCATCATTCTCCCCTCCAAGACGCCGGTTGTCGCCATCAGCTTTATGCGTCAGCGCAAGACCGATACCTTGATTGTCTGCGATGAAAAAGGAAAGTTGTTGGGGATTATACCCAGCTATGAATTGCATGCTAAAAAAGAAATGATTCAGACTTTAGCCGAAATCGTCCAACCGGTGGACAGGGTTCTCGCCAATACAGCTACAGCCAAGGATGCCCTGCAAATGATCAACACGGCTGCCTATGGCATTATACCCGTGGTCAATGAGCTGCAAAAAGTTGTCGGCGCAGTGACCCGCGGTTCACTGTTAAGTTTTTTTGCCAACCAGTGGTCCGGTGAAGGGGAGGGTGCAGATGAGAAATGA
- a CDS encoding RNA polymerase sigma factor, whose translation MNRISRSAEEIESVIREYSDMLYRICLVMLGSQQNAEDALQDIFVKYISKAPVFTGAEHQKAWLIRVAANVCKDMRRFNFRHKHMNIERLSEFCKSEEDSGILEAVFSLPAQYRMVLFLHYVEGYDVGSIAHMADISPAAVKKRLQRGREKLKLKYTEEDFGYEKTPVKTSI comes from the coding sequence ATGAACCGCATATCCCGATCAGCGGAAGAAATCGAGAGCGTTATCAGAGAGTACAGCGATATGCTCTACAGAATCTGTTTGGTAATGCTTGGCTCACAGCAGAATGCTGAAGATGCTCTGCAGGATATTTTTGTGAAATATATTTCAAAGGCACCGGTTTTCACCGGGGCGGAACATCAGAAAGCCTGGCTGATCCGCGTGGCTGCAAATGTCTGCAAAGACATGCGCAGGTTTAATTTCCGTCATAAGCACATGAACATTGAGAGATTGTCGGAGTTCTGCAAATCTGAGGAAGACTCAGGTATATTGGAGGCAGTCTTCTCGCTGCCCGCACAGTACAGAATGGTTTTGTTTCTGCATTATGTCGAAGGCTATGATGTGGGCAGTATCGCGCATATGGCAGATATTTCGCCTGCAGCGGTGAAAAAACGTCTTCAGCGCGGCAGGGAAAAATTAAAGCTCAAATACACAGAGGAGGATTTCGGATATGAAAAAACACCAGTTAAGACAAGCATTTAG
- a CDS encoding DUF4367 domain-containing protein, translating to MKKHQLRQAFSGIHITAELQQRLIENCTRSAAAEAKAKAYRLPRRWLALAASLTLFVACFSQTTYGSSFYEKFVGVVLGGHTYYLTGPVPANDVPDPSLMKDSSEENHTDSRRPGFTDLAEAQAYLDFELKLPTYLPEGYQLDRISLYTTNNDAISGEYADIFFTKGKRLIYLQTRLMNEKTSFATELGNMKLTEINGYSALQGRKNLDVDINGVMYMFSASKADVGADELIKMVESID from the coding sequence ATGAAAAAACACCAGTTAAGACAAGCATTTAGCGGCATACATATCACAGCTGAACTACAGCAGCGCCTGATTGAGAATTGCACCCGTTCAGCGGCTGCGGAAGCCAAAGCCAAAGCTTATCGGCTCCCCAGAAGATGGCTCGCTCTGGCAGCGTCACTGACCCTATTTGTGGCATGTTTCTCTCAAACCACATATGGAAGTTCGTTCTATGAGAAATTTGTCGGCGTGGTTTTGGGCGGGCACACATACTACTTAACCGGCCCGGTTCCGGCGAATGATGTTCCTGATCCCAGCTTAATGAAGGACTCAAGCGAAGAAAACCACACCGACAGCCGCCGCCCCGGGTTCACTGACTTGGCCGAAGCGCAAGCGTATCTCGACTTTGAACTGAAACTCCCTACCTACCTTCCCGAAGGCTATCAGCTTGACAGGATCAGCCTGTATACCACCAATAACGATGCCATCAGCGGAGAGTATGCCGACATTTTCTTTACCAAAGGCAAGCGGCTTATCTATCTCCAGACAAGGCTCATGAACGAAAAAACAAGCTTTGCAACGGAACTGGGCAATATGAAGCTGACCGAAATCAATGGATACAGTGCGCTGCAGGGAAGAAAGAATTTAGATGTTGATATCAATGGCGTGATGTATATGTTCAGCGCATCGAAAGCCGATGTAGGCGCCGATGAACTGATAAAGATGGTGGAATCAATCGACTGA
- a CDS encoding GNAT family N-acetyltransferase codes for MLQGKKTFLRPLELDDIPIFYQWYNNQNLNYWANAAWPLSTMLSEEEIEERFFTPQKDGSRYLILNEEQKPIGTVGYRDVNLPARSAVLFIVIGESDYWNRGYGTDALKVLIDYLFYQWNFHRLSLDLWDGNLRALKAYEKLGFKVEGRLRQARFVLGEYRDGILMGLLRDEYLEHHPPHPPQGI; via the coding sequence ATGTTGCAGGGAAAAAAGACCTTTCTCCGTCCGCTGGAGCTTGATGATATCCCCATTTTTTATCAATGGTATAACAACCAAAACCTTAATTATTGGGCGAATGCCGCCTGGCCTTTGAGCACAATGCTTAGCGAAGAGGAAATCGAAGAACGCTTTTTCACCCCCCAGAAAGACGGCAGCCGCTATCTCATTCTCAATGAAGAGCAAAAGCCCATCGGAACCGTAGGCTATCGGGATGTCAATCTCCCCGCCCGCTCGGCGGTACTGTTCATCGTTATTGGTGAAAGCGATTATTGGAACCGTGGCTATGGCACGGACGCTTTGAAAGTGTTGATCGACTATCTTTTCTATCAGTGGAATTTTCATCGCCTGAGCCTCGATTTATGGGACGGGAATCTGCGTGCTTTAAAAGCCTATGAGAAACTGGGTTTTAAGGTTGAAGGCAGATTAAGGCAGGCGCGCTTTGTCTTAGGTGAGTATCGCGATGGGATCCTCATGGGCTTGCTGCGGGATGAATATCTGGAGCACCATCCCCCTCATCCTCCTCAAGGGATCTAA
- the ribD gene encoding bifunctional diaminohydroxyphosphoribosylaminopyrimidine deaminase/5-amino-6-(5-phosphoribosylamino)uracil reductase RibD: MGNGGDHMELDNHYMSRALELAALAMGRTSPNPLVGCVIVKDGAIVGEGYHQKAGTPHAEVHALQAAGEHARGATAYVTLEPCSHFGKTPPCADALIKAGIQRVVVAMVDPNPLVGGQGITRLRAAGIQVDVGLKEKEARTLNKGFLKAMQTGLPFVLYKSALTLDGKIATESGDSKWVTNEASRAYVHRLRDHFDVIMVGSETVRQDNPALNCRIDEGRDPVRLIVDGTLQIPLQAAVLASSCTAPCLIATTASAPLDKLKALRALENVEVWQYDSPRYVPLKDLLGDLVKRGWNSVLLEGGGGLAGSLLREQLIDEVEFIYAPKLIGGKGPSPLTGLELPLMAQAIPLEFLEIDGGTGDLRVRAKVNYAD, from the coding sequence ATGGGAAACGGCGGCGATCACATGGAACTTGACAATCATTACATGTCCCGGGCCCTGGAATTGGCAGCCTTGGCTATGGGCAGAACCAGTCCCAATCCCCTGGTGGGATGTGTCATCGTTAAGGATGGCGCTATTGTCGGTGAAGGATATCATCAGAAAGCCGGCACTCCCCATGCCGAAGTTCACGCTCTGCAGGCAGCCGGAGAACATGCCCGGGGAGCCACAGCCTATGTTACTTTAGAGCCTTGTTCTCATTTCGGGAAAACCCCTCCCTGTGCCGACGCACTGATTAAAGCCGGAATCCAACGCGTTGTCGTGGCTATGGTGGATCCCAATCCCTTAGTGGGCGGACAAGGGATCACCCGCTTGCGGGCAGCCGGCATTCAGGTTGATGTGGGGCTTAAAGAAAAGGAAGCCAGGACCTTAAACAAGGGCTTTCTAAAGGCCATGCAGACCGGCCTTCCCTTTGTCCTCTACAAATCGGCTTTAACCCTTGATGGTAAAATAGCGACGGAGTCAGGTGACTCCAAATGGGTTACCAATGAAGCCTCCCGTGCCTATGTCCACCGGCTGCGCGATCACTTCGATGTGATTATGGTGGGCAGTGAAACCGTGCGCCAGGATAATCCTGCTTTGAATTGCCGGATTGACGAAGGCCGTGATCCGGTGCGCTTGATCGTGGATGGAACATTGCAAATTCCTCTGCAGGCCGCCGTACTTGCTTCCTCCTGTACCGCCCCCTGTCTCATCGCCACCACGGCCTCCGCTCCTTTGGATAAGCTGAAGGCCTTGCGGGCTCTGGAGAATGTAGAGGTTTGGCAGTATGATTCCCCCCGTTATGTTCCTTTAAAAGACCTGCTGGGAGATTTAGTCAAACGGGGTTGGAACTCTGTATTGCTGGAGGGCGGCGGCGGGCTGGCCGGCTCCCTGCTCCGCGAGCAGCTTATCGATGAGGTGGAGTTTATCTATGCGCCCAAGCTCATCGGAGGCAAAGGTCCTTCCCCCCTGACCGGACTTGAGCTTCCTTTGATGGCACAGGCGATTCCTTTAGAATTTCTGGAGATCGACGGAGGAACCGGGGATCTCCGGGTACGGGCCAAAGTAAATTATGCCGATTAA
- a CDS encoding riboflavin synthase, with the protein MFTGIIEELGKVTDLKVLPDSAQLTLEGTKVLESTQIGDSIAVNGICLTVVKMQGNLFTVDVMAETLHKTNLKECSRGTQVNLERALQLSTRLGGHLVSGHVDGVGTIQKITPVGIARVFTIKATPELLNYVLPKGSIAIDGISLTVVELLPQAFTVSLIPHTRQETTLGFKGVGDVVNLETDLIGKYVARFMEKKEAPRKDLSMSFLAENGFI; encoded by the coding sequence ATGTTTACCGGTATCATCGAAGAGTTAGGCAAGGTAACGGATCTGAAGGTTCTGCCCGATTCCGCTCAATTGACCCTGGAAGGAACTAAAGTGCTTGAAAGCACCCAAATCGGGGACAGCATCGCTGTCAACGGCATCTGCCTCACGGTGGTGAAAATGCAGGGAAATTTATTTACCGTGGATGTCATGGCCGAAACTTTACATAAAACCAACCTCAAGGAATGCAGCCGGGGAACGCAGGTCAACCTGGAGCGGGCTCTGCAGCTCTCCACCCGATTGGGCGGCCATCTGGTAAGCGGTCATGTGGACGGAGTGGGCACCATTCAAAAGATCACCCCGGTGGGAATTGCCCGGGTCTTTACCATCAAAGCCACTCCGGAACTTTTAAACTATGTCTTGCCCAAAGGCTCCATCGCCATTGACGGCATTTCTCTTACCGTGGTGGAGCTCCTTCCTCAGGCTTTTACCGTATCCCTGATCCCCCATACCCGCCAAGAAACTACCTTAGGCTTTAAAGGCGTGGGCGATGTGGTTAATCTGGAAACCGACCTGATCGGAAAGTATGTGGCACGGTTCATGGAGAAAAAAGAAGCCCCCCGAAAGGATTTATCCATGAGTTTCTTAGCCGAAAACGGCTTTATCTAG
- a CDS encoding bifunctional 3,4-dihydroxy-2-butanone-4-phosphate synthase/GTP cyclohydrolase II codes for MEFRFNTIEEAIEDIRQGKIIVVVDDEERENEGDLLMAAEKATPEAINFMATHGRGLICVPMTAERIQALNLEPMVTHNTDPHGTAFTVSVDGCDCTTGISAFERANTVKVLLDPHSRPENLRRPGHIFPLKAREGGVLVRAGHTEGAVDLARLAGFQPAGVICEILKDDGTMARVPDLMEFVKKHDLKMVTIKDLIHFRRQKEKLVERVVGIELPTDFGDFKAVGYRSLLDGQEHIALVKGDVDDGEPVLVRVHSECLTGDVFHSRRCDCGEQLSAALESIQKEGRGVLLYMRQEGRGIGLLNKLKAYKLQEEGKDTVEANLALGFPADLRDYGVGAQILVDLGIRKVRLMTNNPRKIVGLEGYGLEIQERVSMEMPVKPENQHYLHTKKIKLGHYLPGVR; via the coding sequence ATGGAATTTCGCTTTAATACGATTGAAGAAGCCATCGAAGACATCCGCCAAGGCAAAATTATTGTCGTCGTGGATGACGAGGAAAGAGAAAACGAAGGGGATCTGCTGATGGCCGCAGAGAAAGCAACCCCTGAGGCGATCAATTTTATGGCCACCCATGGCCGGGGTTTAATCTGTGTCCCCATGACCGCCGAGCGCATTCAAGCCTTAAATCTTGAACCCATGGTAACCCACAATACGGATCCCCATGGAACCGCCTTTACCGTGAGTGTGGATGGCTGCGACTGCACTACGGGAATCTCCGCTTTTGAGCGGGCCAATACGGTAAAAGTCCTCCTTGATCCTCACAGCCGCCCCGAGAATCTCCGCCGTCCCGGACATATCTTCCCTCTCAAAGCCCGGGAAGGAGGGGTCCTGGTCCGCGCCGGTCATACAGAAGGCGCCGTTGATCTTGCCCGCTTGGCAGGCTTTCAACCGGCAGGGGTCATTTGCGAAATCTTGAAAGACGACGGCACCATGGCAAGGGTTCCCGACCTCATGGAATTCGTTAAAAAACACGATCTCAAAATGGTTACCATTAAAGATCTCATTCATTTCCGACGCCAAAAAGAAAAATTAGTGGAACGGGTGGTCGGTATTGAACTCCCTACAGACTTTGGGGACTTCAAAGCAGTGGGCTATCGGAGTTTATTGGATGGACAAGAGCATATTGCCCTGGTCAAGGGGGATGTGGACGATGGTGAGCCGGTGCTGGTAAGGGTCCACTCAGAATGCCTGACCGGAGATGTTTTTCATTCCCGCCGCTGTGACTGCGGCGAGCAGCTTTCTGCCGCTCTGGAAAGCATTCAAAAAGAAGGCCGGGGAGTCTTGCTCTATATGCGCCAGGAAGGCCGGGGCATTGGGCTGCTCAATAAGTTGAAGGCCTATAAATTGCAGGAAGAAGGCAAAGATACTGTGGAAGCTAATCTTGCCTTGGGTTTCCCTGCCGACCTCAGGGATTACGGCGTAGGAGCTCAGATTCTGGTGGACTTAGGCATCCGCAAGGTACGGCTGATGACCAATAACCCCCGCAAAATCGTCGGTTTGGAAGGCTATGGCCTGGAGATTCAGGAGCGCGTTTCCATGGAAATGCCGGTTAAGCCTGAAAACCAGCATTATCTCCACACCAAGAAAATTAAATTGGGTCATTACCTGCCCGGCGTTCGTTAG
- the ribE gene encoding 6,7-dimethyl-8-ribityllumazine synthase: MMTYEGKLIAEGLKFGIVAARFNEFITNKLVGGALDALLRHGVAESDIEIAWVPGAFEIPLVAQKMAETKKYDAIICLGAVIRGATPHFDFVSAEVSKGVAHVGLETKLPVVFGVLTTDTIEQAIERAGTKAGNKGFDSAITAIETVNLLKMIQ; encoded by the coding sequence ATGATGACTTATGAAGGTAAACTGATTGCTGAAGGATTAAAATTCGGGATTGTCGCCGCTCGTTTCAACGAATTTATCACCAACAAACTGGTGGGAGGCGCCCTTGACGCCCTCCTCCGTCATGGTGTTGCGGAAAGCGATATTGAAATCGCCTGGGTTCCCGGAGCCTTTGAAATCCCTTTAGTTGCCCAAAAGATGGCCGAAACCAAAAAATACGATGCCATTATCTGCCTGGGAGCCGTTATTCGCGGTGCCACACCCCATTTTGACTTTGTCAGTGCCGAGGTGAGCAAAGGGGTGGCCCATGTCGGTTTAGAAACCAAACTGCCCGTTGTTTTCGGCGTCTTAACCACAGATACCATCGAACAAGCCATTGAACGGGCCGGAACAAAAGCCGGCAACAAAGGCTTCGATTCTGCCATCACCGCCATTGAAACCGTTAATCTGTTAAAAATGATTCAATAA
- a CDS encoding sigma-70 family RNA polymerase sigma factor: MTSSNTLLADIDTQLEAARSGNQDSLNWLIQYYEPEIRKIAYKYFLNRAEYDDLLQEGRIAIYKAIVSYDPSSEIPFLHFLRMVIKRKLIDSLRAHNRQKHLNLNEAYSLNNVLADDKTDSFISFVATHDDPEKKVIASDETRLFLQGLMNGFSELELKVFRYHYLIGMKQREITQYLGVSSKSLDNTIQRIRRKVIAYRDREAVG; the protein is encoded by the coding sequence ATGACTTCATCTAATACCCTTTTGGCAGACATCGATACTCAGCTTGAAGCCGCGCGCTCTGGCAATCAGGATTCCTTGAACTGGCTTATTCAATATTATGAACCGGAAATCCGCAAAATTGCCTATAAGTATTTTCTCAATCGAGCCGAATATGATGACTTGCTCCAGGAAGGCCGGATTGCCATATACAAAGCCATCGTATCCTACGATCCCAGCTCTGAGATTCCTTTCCTGCATTTTCTCCGCATGGTGATTAAGCGCAAGCTCATTGACAGCTTACGCGCTCATAACCGGCAGAAACACCTCAATCTCAATGAAGCTTATTCCTTGAATAATGTTTTAGCTGACGATAAGACCGATTCCTTTATCAGCTTTGTGGCCACCCATGATGATCCTGAGAAAAAGGTGATCGCATCAGACGAAACCCGCCTTTTTTTACAGGGACTTATGAACGGTTTTTCGGAATTAGAGCTCAAAGTGTTTCGCTATCATTACCTTATCGGCATGAAGCAGCGGGAAATCACCCAATACCTTGGTGTAAGTTCTAAGTCTTTGGATAATACCATCCAAAGAATACGGCGTAAAGTGATCGCCTATCGCGACCGCGAAGCAGTCGGTTGA